Proteins from a single region of Haloplanus sp. GDY1:
- a CDS encoding ADP-ribosylglycohydrolase family protein: MHSLRTAPRDGPLAGNDEEAMVTAVNRGGDTETSGAIAGAVAGVRVGASDLPDRRSAAVK; the protein is encoded by the coding sequence GTGCATTCGCTGCGGACGGCGCCTCGCGATGGACCGCTCGCGGGGAACGACGAGGAAGCGATGGTGACTGCCGTGAACCGCGGGGGAGACACCGAGACGAGCGGCGCGATTGCAGGTGCGGTCGCCGGTGTACGGGTCGGGGCGTCCGACCTCCCGGATCGACGGTCCGCCGCCGTGAAGTGA
- a CDS encoding DUF5797 family protein, translating to MVPWRVYQQIAIDLDVSPETMHLVNVLADGGYLTENRPPYLHYDLPDFGTQVTWLETHPTRGIAFCKERYGTDAAVAATVHAVGSEVAARTEGELSVGFAILGRYVDDFLRDVSRRDIAAEVETVRSYFDANTLELKRIEDAHTDEGVPHEYCDYCGDGLEPPFRYRCDSCGTRFPGWSALVFAEGEEQSDSKWREQLDVTVLNQNVEQRFLVLRSKTSLPGWIEEGGQIGRIVDGSLHDMGRVVNIDNRDIQVDYWGGVAASLESGRDITVCSSETMIATTQQLGLLRELRRDFAGWRTEQDPDPTVAKLAANGPHLSNTLDRPAITPATPVELDGARSLDGFELDDSQRSVLAEILGLGPGDLSLVVGPPGSGKTEVIAKAAHELANRGESVLVTSHTNIAVDNVIEKLGHRDTHQLVRAGRPEKMSKGTSEVMLSKVVDESDDDSVSELLDEVETLKSEISNMGAQLEHDQDRYELLQRAAETGPVSSTQLSEAEEGIDAKQAKLSETRRKIQTLQSRAERASIENADITGATIVRSQLGGLAQVQFDTVIIDEASQIPVPLGLLGMINAKKWVVVGDHHQLQPVLKTLSTSDGSPPDDASIFSFLRNRYDIDQWLDYHYRSHADIIGFSQEHVYDGNITVDDSCPSGFEWTPADEPDSNVEAICDGPPVTFVDVAGEQSWRKRFSGSVNTAEVDVVAALVAHLVDEHGVPESELGVITPYRGQRTLIGDELTDYGSVEVSTVDGFQGRERETIVFSAVNTEKSGLQFAGNANRFNVACTRPKDQFVVVGNKAAIEDDAPWNNALRAFIRYASEHGGVFDWDGGRWIDGIDPSDVPAPEPRARPTDTSPVDPQVRSRVADIVRLAPTSNGELADEWGLASGKDAWRYLSSELDDYYERNADHKIQPTAEARELASTPVR from the coding sequence ATGGTTCCTTGGCGGGTGTACCAGCAGATCGCGATCGACCTCGACGTCTCTCCCGAGACGATGCACCTCGTGAACGTGCTCGCAGACGGCGGCTACCTCACCGAAAATCGGCCGCCGTATCTGCACTACGACCTTCCCGACTTCGGCACGCAAGTCACGTGGCTCGAGACGCACCCGACGCGCGGAATCGCGTTCTGTAAAGAGCGCTACGGGACGGACGCGGCGGTCGCCGCGACCGTCCACGCCGTCGGGTCGGAGGTCGCCGCCCGCACGGAGGGCGAGCTGTCGGTTGGCTTCGCCATCCTCGGACGCTACGTCGACGACTTCCTTCGGGACGTCTCCCGGCGCGACATCGCTGCCGAGGTCGAGACAGTCCGGTCGTATTTCGACGCGAACACGCTGGAACTCAAGCGCATCGAGGACGCCCACACCGACGAGGGGGTTCCGCACGAGTACTGCGATTACTGCGGCGACGGCCTCGAACCCCCGTTCCGTTACCGCTGTGATTCGTGTGGCACGCGGTTCCCCGGCTGGTCGGCGCTCGTCTTCGCCGAAGGGGAAGAACAGAGCGACTCGAAGTGGCGCGAACAGCTCGACGTCACCGTCCTGAACCAAAACGTCGAGCAGCGATTCCTCGTCCTCCGCTCGAAGACCTCGCTCCCCGGATGGATCGAGGAGGGGGGGCAGATCGGCCGGATCGTCGACGGCAGCCTCCACGACATGGGGCGCGTCGTGAATATCGATAACCGCGACATCCAGGTCGATTACTGGGGCGGCGTCGCGGCGAGCCTCGAATCGGGACGGGACATTACGGTCTGTAGCTCCGAAACGATGATCGCGACAACCCAGCAACTCGGGCTGTTGCGGGAGCTGCGCCGCGACTTCGCAGGCTGGCGGACCGAGCAGGACCCGGATCCGACGGTGGCGAAACTCGCGGCCAACGGCCCGCACCTGTCCAACACGCTGGATCGACCCGCGATCACGCCGGCGACGCCCGTCGAACTAGACGGGGCGCGAAGTCTCGATGGATTCGAACTGGACGACTCCCAGCGGTCCGTGCTGGCCGAGATCCTCGGTCTCGGCCCCGGCGACCTCTCACTCGTCGTTGGCCCTCCTGGCTCCGGGAAGACCGAGGTCATCGCCAAAGCGGCTCACGAACTCGCCAACCGCGGCGAGTCCGTCCTCGTCACGTCACACACCAACATCGCGGTCGACAACGTCATCGAGAAACTCGGCCATCGAGACACGCACCAACTCGTCCGGGCCGGCCGGCCGGAGAAAATGTCGAAGGGCACGTCCGAAGTGATGCTCTCGAAGGTCGTCGACGAGAGTGACGACGACTCCGTCTCGGAGTTGCTGGACGAGGTGGAGACGCTCAAATCGGAGATCAGCAACATGGGGGCACAACTGGAGCACGATCAGGACCGATACGAGTTGCTGCAACGGGCGGCCGAAACCGGACCCGTAAGCAGCACGCAGCTGAGCGAGGCCGAGGAGGGGATCGACGCGAAGCAGGCCAAGCTCTCCGAAACGCGGCGGAAGATCCAGACGCTCCAGTCGAGAGCGGAGAGAGCCTCCATCGAGAACGCGGACATTACCGGCGCGACGATCGTCCGCTCCCAACTCGGCGGCCTCGCGCAGGTCCAGTTCGATACGGTCATCATCGACGAAGCGAGCCAAATCCCCGTTCCACTCGGCCTCCTCGGGATGATCAACGCGAAGAAGTGGGTCGTCGTCGGCGACCACCACCAGCTCCAGCCGGTCCTCAAAACCCTCTCGACGAGCGACGGCAGCCCGCCCGACGACGCCTCCATCTTCTCGTTTCTCCGCAACCGATACGACATCGACCAGTGGCTCGATTACCACTACCGGAGCCACGCCGACATCATCGGCTTCTCCCAGGAACACGTCTACGACGGGAACATCACCGTCGACGACTCCTGCCCCAGCGGGTTCGAGTGGACCCCCGCCGACGAGCCCGATTCGAACGTCGAAGCCATCTGCGACGGCCCGCCAGTGACGTTCGTGGACGTCGCCGGCGAGCAATCCTGGCGCAAACGCTTCAGCGGCTCCGTCAACACCGCAGAGGTCGACGTCGTCGCTGCCCTCGTCGCCCACCTCGTCGACGAGCACGGCGTCCCCGAATCCGAACTCGGCGTCATCACCCCCTATCGCGGACAACGCACCCTGATCGGCGACGAGCTCACCGACTACGGGAGTGTCGAAGTCTCGACCGTCGACGGCTTCCAGGGCCGCGAGCGTGAGACGATCGTCTTCAGCGCCGTCAACACCGAGAAATCCGGGCTGCAATTCGCGGGGAACGCGAACCGATTCAACGTCGCCTGCACCCGCCCGAAAGATCAGTTCGTCGTGGTCGGCAACAAGGCCGCCATCGAAGACGACGCACCGTGGAACAACGCGCTCCGCGCGTTCATCAGATACGCCAGCGAACACGGCGGCGTCTTCGACTGGGACGGTGGACGCTGGATCGACGGGATCGATCCATCCGACGTCCCCGCACCCGAGCCGCGTGCCCGTCCGACGGACACCTCTCCCGTCGATCCGCAAGTCCGCTCCCGAGTCGCGGACATCGTTCGGTTGGCCCCGACCTCCAACGGGGAGTTGGCCGACGAATGGGGTCTCGCCAGCGGGAAAGACGCCTGGCGATA